A region of Panicum virgatum strain AP13 chromosome 8N, P.virgatum_v5, whole genome shotgun sequence DNA encodes the following proteins:
- the LOC120686531 gene encoding uncharacterized protein LOC120686531, with product MKVNVPSSSSSLFVVFLLALLASAATHTEVQADRIDPLLPFCKTISSGSHDDRSRDAGGYSALSIIAIDLLAANATSTGAKIGGLLKKAGGGKYDATTMYLQSCQSVYTSIVGLMPGCAAAIKGGEFDRAALILERAAGAVKGCEELFRDHNLTSPSTVEDDSAFKLAKLAVALIGAAS from the coding sequence ATGAAAGTGAACGTGCCCTCATCCTCCTCTTCCTTGttcgtcgtcttcctccttgCGCTTCTAGCCTCAGCAGCCACCCACACGGAGGTGCAAGCAGACCGCATCGACCCACTGCTTCCTTTCTGCAAGACCATCAGCAGTGGGAGCCACGACGACCGGAGCCGCGACGCCGGGGGCTACAGCGCCCTCTCCATCATCGCCATCGACCTCCTGGCGGCCAACGCCACCAGCACTGGGGCAAAGATCGGCGGCCTGCTCAAGaaagccggcggcggcaagtATGATGCAACGACGATGTACCTGCAGTCATGCCAATCGGTGTACACCAGCATAGTGGGTTTGATGCCTGGTTGCGCCGCCGCAATCAAGGGCGGCGAGTTCGATCGGGCGGCGTTGATCTTGGAGAGAGCGGCAGGCGCGGTCAAGGGGTGCGAGGAACTGTTCCGCGACCACAATTTGACGTCGCCATCGACGGTGGAGGATGACTCCGCCTTCAAGCTGGCCAAGCTTGCTGTGGCCCTGATTGGTGCCGCTAGCTGA
- the LOC120685633 gene encoding UDP-glycosyltransferase 83A1-like: protein MAKAHILVLPLPAQGHVTPLMELSHRLVDHGFEVTFVTTEETHARVVGALQAAGGTAALAGIHLASISDGLEDEDRKDVGKISDSYSRHIPGNLERLIAEMEASGRPKVKWIICDLHMWASFVVAKKLGIRVAAVWIMAAAYLALNMKIPKLIEDGLLNNNGLPERDETFQLAPGMPPLHTSELPWINFGAAEWETGLFEVSRQTERLSALAEMVVCNSFREVEAAAFTFLPNVLPIGPLTSDGELRKPVGQLLPEDSRCLPWLDAQPDGSVVYVAFGSSTTFDPRQFRELAEGLELTGRPFLWVVRTDFTTGDLSEAWFDEFKARIAGTGMVVSWCPQQQVLAHRAVACFVSHCGWNSTIEGVRNGVPFLCWPYFSEQFLNRNYITDVWRTGLAVPPNADGVVSKEELRSKVEQVIGDSEIGERARLFGDAARWAIGEGGDSYDNFRKFVDLLRE, encoded by the exons ATGGCCAAGGCTCACATCCTcgtgctgccgctgccggctcAGGGCCACGTCACCCCCCTGATGGAGCTCTCCCACCGCTTGGTCGACCACGGCTTCGAGGTCACGTTCGTCACCACCGAAGAGACTCACGCGCGGGTCGTCGGCGCGCtgcaggcggcgggcggcacggcggcgctggccggcaTCCACCTGGCGTCCATCTCGGACGGGCTGGAAGATGAGGACCGCAAGGACGTCGGCAAGATCAGCGACTCCTACTCCCGGCACATTCCGGGGAACCTGGAGCGGCTCATCGCCGAAATGGAGGCGTCTGGGAGGCCCAAGGTGAAGTGGATCATCTGCGACTTGCACATGTGGGCGTCCTTCGTCGTCGCCAAAAAGTTAGGCATCCGCGTGGCCGCAGTCTGGATAATGGCGGCGGCGTACTTAGCCCTAAATATGAAGATCCCCAAGTTGATAGAGGATGGGCTCCTCAACAACAATG GTTTGCCAGAGCGTGACGAGACGTTCCAGCTTGCCCCTGGGATGCCGCCGCTCCACACGTCGGAGCTACCGTGGATCAATTTCGGCGCGGCCGAGTGGGAGACGGGCTTATTCGAGGTGTCTAGACAGACCGAGAGGCTCAGCGCCCTCGCCGAGATGGTGGTGTGCAACTCTTTCCGTGAGGTCGAGGCCGCCGCGTTCACGTTCCTGCCCAACGTCCTGCCCATCGGGCCCCTCACCTCCGACGGGGAGCTACGGAAGCCCGTCGGGCAGTTACTGCCGGAGGACAGCCGGTGCCTCCCGTGGCTCGACGCCCAGCCCGACGGGTCCGTCGTGTACGTGGCgttcggcagctccaccaccttcGACCCGCGCCAGTTCCGAGAGCTCGCCGAGGGGCTGGAGCTCACCGGCCGGCCGTTCCTCTGGGTGGTGCGCACGGACTTCACCACCGGCGACCTGAGCGAGGCGTGGTTCGACGAGTTCAAGGCCCGCATCGCGGGCACGGGAATGGTGGTCAGCTGGTGCCCCCAGCAGCAGGTCTTGGCGCACCGCGCGGTGGCGTGCTTCGTGTCGCACTGCGGCTGGAACTCGACGATCGAGGGTGTCAGGAACGGCGTGCCGTTCCTATGCTGGCCCTACTTCTCCGAGCAGTTCTTGAACCGGAACTACATCACTGACGTGTGGCGGACCGGCCTGGCTGTGCCGCCTAACGCGGACGGGGTCGTGAGCAAGGAGGAGCTGAGGAGCAAGGTGGAGCAGGTCATCGGCGACAGCGAGATCGGGGAGCGGGCGCGGCTGTTCGGGGACGCGGCCCGCTGGGCCATCGGCGAAGGGGGAGACTCGTACGACAACTTTCGAAAGTTCGTGGACCTGCTGCGCGAATGA